From Coffea arabica cultivar ET-39 chromosome 2e, Coffea Arabica ET-39 HiFi, whole genome shotgun sequence, the proteins below share one genomic window:
- the LOC113732384 gene encoding uncharacterized protein, with translation MGSSEGIQAAATVYRNLLKAVRKHIGKEEQKAQFSDFIKQEFRNSSSGQQSMDPSFIQQKIKLAHDYTFLLNSVHHHKDLLFSYNIAVDRSDEMKKILGKSAASVGLQLPDVYQP, from the exons ATGGGGTCTTCAGAAGGCATACAAGCAGCAGCTACAGTGTACAGAAACCTTCTTAAAGCAGTAAGAAAGCATATAGGTAAGGAAGAGCAGAAGGCCCAATTCTCTGACTTCATTAAGCAGGAGTTCAGGAATAGCAGCAGTGGACAGCAGTCCATGGATCCCTCTTTCATTCAGCAAAAGATAAAGCTTGCCCATGATTACACTTTCCTTCTGAACAGTGTCCACCATCATAAG GACTTGCTATTTTCCTATAATATTGCAGTTGACAGATCAGATGAGATGAAAAAAATTCTTGGGAAATCTGCTGCTAGTGTGGGTCTTCAACTTCCTGATGTCTATCAACCTTAA